Genomic segment of Caretta caretta isolate rCarCar2 chromosome 4, rCarCar1.hap1, whole genome shotgun sequence:
CTCAGTGGGCTGTAAACCCATCAAGTAGCCAGGTGGTAAATGGTTTGCAAATTGGGAGAAGCTAGGCATcaattccttttttaaagtgGGATATTTTAGGAGATAGTAGCCACCAGTGTCGTCCCTGTGCCCCACGTCATACCACATTGACAAAGACACGTTCTCAGTGGTTGTgtggcctgccccttcccctcccccgcccaccagGAGGGGCATCTACTGTAGAACGGGGATTCTTGATGGTTTCATCTACAGACACAATAAGGCAAGCAGCCTCAGACGCGGCCGTCAGCGCGTTGATGCGCACAATGGCCGGCTCCCACACGTAGGCTTCAAAATTATCGGCGATATCTTCGTTGTTCACATCCACGCCATACCAGGTACCTCCCTGAGGAAGACAACAGGAGGAAACATCAGTTACGCAGCAAAACAGGAGGGTGCAGACAagaggacagggagaaggaagatgGCTCCTATGTGctaacatagaatcacagaatatcagggttggaagggacctcaggaggtcatctagtccaaccccctgctcaaaagcaggaccaatccccaattaaatcatcccagccagggctttgtcaagcctgaccttaaaaacttctaaggaaggagattccaccacctccctaggcaacgcattccagtgtttcaccaccctcctagtgaaaaagtttttcctaatatccaacctaaacctcccccactgcaacttgagaccattactccttgtcctgtcctcttctaccactgagaatagtctagaaccatcctctctggaaccacctctcaggtagttgaaagcagctatcaaatcccccctcattcttctcttccgcagactaaacaatcccagttccctcagcctctcctcataactcatgtgttccagacccctaatcatttttgttgcccttcgctggacataCAGCAGGGGACAGCAATTCTTCTCCTCATTAACCTCACTTGCAATCAGAAAGAGTCTTGCTTGAGGAAAGTATTAGCTCTTAGCACTTTCCATCTGCCAACTGCATTACAAACCATTAACTATGCCTCACACTGTTCTCTGGCATTCACACCACTTAATGTACAGAGAAGCTAACAGAGAGAGATCAAAGTGCCCCTCACACCCAAACAGAATCTCAGGAATTGCCAGCTCCTAGCCCTGGGCTCAGATTGCATCTTTCCTAACCAAAAGATGCAATCACTTATCTTGCATACAGCATTTTACAAACTCTCCCTTGCTATCAACCTCATGGCTAACAGTACTTAGACGCAgtcagctctggggtgggacatggCAAAGATCACAAATACTGCCCAACCATTTGCTAAGAAGGGAAGACCAATACTGGAGTCAAGTGAAATTTCCAGGGGCACTTAAGGAGGCAACATATAGTTGTCTGAACTGGAATCTGGCCAGGTTTGCATTTCATTGGAAAAGCACGATCAACCTTTATAATCCATCACTTTAAGGTTTAAAAGAGAAGACTCCTCCTGACAAGTGATGCCTTTTCAAAAAGCAAATCAAACCCCAGTAGCAGCTCTAAAAAAGTCACCCCACAGCTGCAATCAAAaggaaaataggtttcagagtaacagccgtgttaatctgtattcgcaaaaagaaaaggagtacttgtggcaccttagagactaaccaatttatttgagcacaagctttcgtgagctacagctcatttcatcggatgcatcatatgaagtgagctgtagctcacgaaagcttatgctcaaataaattggttagtctctaaggtgccacaagtcctccttttctaaaagGAGAATAGTTTCTCTTTATGAGCAGCAGCAGATTCCTCATCACATGTGAAAACCATTCACAGTACTTAATCAAAGAGGCAGCAACTGAAACAGTTACAGTTGTATCATTGCTCTGTTCTGCATGCTTCAGAAATTCAGTGTTATCGGTTCTCCCGGGAACATGTTCGTTCAACGGGGCGAGCCCACCTGTGCATGTTTGGCTCTCAGTTTGTTCAGAATGTTGGTGGCATCAAACCCGGCATTGTCACAGAGCTGGCGTGGAATGATCTCAAGGGCTTTAGCATAAGCTCCTATGAGCAACTGTTGTTTGCCTGGAATGGTCCTGGAGTAGTCCCGGAGGTATTTCGAAAGTTCCATCTCTATAGCACCACCGCCAGCAACAACGGAGTCGTTCTGAAACAGAGCAAGAGTAAAACGTTCCATGACCTTTCTCCAAACACAACGATTACACTGAAACTAGTTAGAGGAGAAAGCCCAGGACACGAAATTAACCTGTTACAGATCTGTTTGATGGCATCTCTGGATCTAGAGTATCCACATCATGCAAACCACCACCACCGTCAGGACAGCCTGCCTGCTTTGCAGGTAGTTTCTGCAGAGGGCCAGTGGCTCCTCCAGGCTTGGGAGGAGATGCTCTGGAAGGGGAGCTTACCCTGCCACAGACATATGTGGGTGCCTTTTCTCCAGCTCCACATTCTCTCAGGCCAGACACAGACCTGACTAGTAGTGAATTAAGTTACTTTCACTTCCATCAAGTGGTCAAAAAGATGGCACAAGCCTGATGTGCCATTTTCGCGAAGCAATTGCTTTGCTGCCAAGTGCCGCTACCAGCTATTTCTCCTGCATTTCCTTTGGTAAATCACAGATTGAGGAGTCTTTGCTAGAAGAAAATGGTCCAAAATCCTAAACTGCTTCCTCTTACGTTCCCCAAAGCACCCGTGCTCTGAGAATCTCTTACCTCAATGTATGCTAACACAACCGTACACGTGACGTACTATCCAGAGATGCCTACAAGCCATCAAAGATGACAAGcacatgggggggcggggggataacACATGTAGACATAGATAAATATCACTGTCCCGGTGCCCCTAGCCCTGACTCATATCAGTTAGCTAGCTGCTTGGAGAGTCACCAGAATGCGTTTCAAGGAGAGGGCTGATAGCTTACGTGGAGTGCGAGGCAGAGTGAGAGTGAAAAAAGCCTCGAAAGAAGATGAGAGAGAAGCAGGCATGTGTGTCAGGGTACTCTGCTAAGGCACCATCCGAACCAAATGGAAGAGCCATTCTGCACCCCCGGAGATTCCTGATCACCCATCGGACTGGGGTTAGCACATACACGCCCCATTTGGTCAGGGGGCAGTTCTAGCCTCCAGGGCTGTGCTAGAGGAGAATGCCAGACAGCGTTCAAGGGTGGCTGGCTTCAAGGGGCCTGTGTTACTTTGGACACTGTCCCTTCAACACTGGCCAGCTTTCTGTTCACTGCACTATGGGAGTGGAGACCCACCGTATTGCTTCTCCTGAGAGGCAGgatcctcctgcccccaaacaaaCACGTTCCCGATTTCCTTGCCCCACACACTTTCCCAAAACATCCCTCCATCCAAGGTGCTGCATGGGATTTACCTCCTTGCTAAGGAAGGTAAGTTTCGAGTCCTAGGCAGACCGTGATAGCCTTTTAAACAAGAACCCTGGCCTATGGCAAATGTAAACAGCTGGGCAACGTCTCCAGCTCCTCCATACCTTGATTGCTCTCCTGACTATCATGATGGCATCATGTAGGGACCTCTCAGTCTCTTCCATAAACTGCTCTGCACCTCCTCGCAATAGAAGCGTGCACGTCTTTGCCTTTGGGCAGCCTGTGAAGAAGTTGTACCTGCCGAGAGCAGAGCATGTCAAGGGTTAGCACTGCCAGGATAACCAGCACCTGGGGCTCATCTACACAAACACGTGGTTTGCACCAAGCTGGGGTGTAAGTCTACCGAGCGCTAGCCTGCCATGCACAGACTGGCTGCAGAACCCGCTGTCACTTGCTGACAGTTCTGTAATGCGTTCTTACACAGCGTGCGTGGAAATGGGAGCGATCAAAACACACCAGGGAACTGTTAACGCCCGGCCAAACGACGTGCAGCAGGCTAGCACATGGCAGACTTACCCCCCAACTTGCTGCGAACTAAGTGTTCATCGAGACAAGTCCTCAGACAGCTTCAAAAGGTGCTTCGTGGATGACCTGGCAAGAGAGATATTCCTTTCCAAAGCCAAACACATCTGCAGCCCTTCTAACTTATACTGTGACCCTGTTGAGCCTCTAGAGACACAGGGGAGGGCCAGATTAGTCTATGAATGGAATGCAAGTTCTTCTGCAAATACCCAGGTATTTGCCCCTGCCTGAGTCTGTGCTGAAGCAGTTAACTGGGGAGAAACAAACAGCAAGAGGGGTTAGGATGTTGGGATTGGTCCCCAAGAGGATCTCTCCCTTGAGATGGGCCACAGGATGGAAAAGCTGAAAATCCACTGAGGTATGGTATTAAGCTTAATTTGTGCTAGCTGATGCACAATGTGGCTGTGGGGTATTAACACAGATGCCCCACTCAACCCGAGAAGGGGCTGCATTGCAGGTGACGGATGAAGGGATGCTTccacgatttagttggggattcgtcccgctttgagcagggggctgggctagatgacctcctgaggtcccttccaaccctgatattctatgattctaggatataCTGTTTGTATATTGCTGCAGGATCCTTTGTACATACAAAGTCACTATGTACATACAAGACACTATATTAAGTCCACCGGACCTCAAGAGGTGTGACGAGGTGCGATACGCTTGGCCAGACATCAAGCCAAAACATGGAAAGATACTCAGACACGCTGAGATTTCACCAGGTTAGCACTTCACCGGTCAGAAATGTTACTCTTTCAGCAGTAATATTCCAACACAAATTAAAATGCCACAGTTCAAGCTACAGTATATTTACCTCTCCCCTCCAATCTGGGCCTCCTCGAAGAGTGCACACTGTCCCAGAACATCATCTGTGAGGGCATTAACACTAGTCTGAATAGACCCACCACAGGCCTGCAACGTACAGAAGAGACAAGGTGGCTTTAGTGTAACAGCAGAGGGACAAGCCCGAATAGCAGGTTACTGTTGTGCAATGGCATCATAGTCACAGAGCCTTGTAACTGGTTGGAATGACTGTGACCTCTAACTCCCAGACACGGAGCAGCCTTGGCTGTAGCCACCCCCAGGAGAAGGCTTAAGAAGCGACCAGCAAGAGAAACCAGAAATGCCAGGGGCAGCACAGGAAGGGTTCAGAAAACCTGACTGTTACACCAGCGTAACCGTATCAGTTAACCCCCCTCCTCACAAACGACAGACTTCTACTGATACAGACACTGGGTGCAGAGCAGGCCGAAGCAGTAGACAGAACACATTATGCTTACAGAGATCCTTCTGGCAGAGGAGCTCATGTTTTGCAGACACCAGTCAAGTGACATAGGTTAAATATCCCACCTATTtccagatggataaactgaggtacaagtaaaaaaaaagtgtaagaagGGCACTGAACTCCCAATCTCCCACTGGGACGTGGGCACCGAACTCTCTCcggctcctctgaaaatcccagcctgagtGACTTGCTCATAGCCATCAAATTACTGTAGTAAAGTCAGCAAAAAGAACGCAGGAGTCCTACTCCAACCACTACAGCACAATCCCCCGTACAGCAGAGCTTTCAATATGCTCCTCCATGCGTTAGCAAAGCATCAAATGGTTTAAAAGATCTTTTAAAATCTTCACTCGTAACGTCCCTTTCCTCATGCCATCTGCGTTGTTACATTTGCCCTACTTGCCACCCCCCTAACGCCAGCCCCGCACTTGCAACCTCCCAAAACGTGTCCCGTGACCCCTCTGGGGGCTGcaaccccaggttgagaaacactgatctaaatGAGTTGAGTACCCTCTGGGGGTACTCGCGTACGCCGGGCTGAGAACCACCGGCTTACAGTTCAgtacagggcagggagggagtgaaaAAAGCCTTGAAGGATTAATAGCAAATCTAAACCCCTTATTACAAAGAGATGGAAGTTACCATCATAGTCCTTTTGAGATCTTCTTCCGGAACTCGACCAGCACAAAACAGATCTCTGTCTGCGAAGTACTGAGTAGCTACATCACCAATCGGAAGCTTGGACAAGACGACTTTGGCTCCCGACTTGTGGATTTTGTCTAACTTGTCATACAAGATGCTCCACTCTGCATCCACAATGGCCTGGTAATCCTAGCGGAAAAGAATCAGAGATGAGCTTGCAATGCAGTTTCATTACAAAGAATTGCAAATGTCATCACAGGTTACCTGCACAGGGAGATCCCTTGTGAGACAAAAGGCAGCGATAATGCTGCTTTATGCAGCCTTGGAAAGATGTTCACTTTACACACTCACAGGCAATTTTAGGTCACTCATTTTATAAGGAGACACAGAGAAAGTTACAAAGCTCAAAGCAGCATGACTAACAGATAAAGGGATTGGAGGAACTAACAGGAAGACAGTGACAGCTCAGTGTATCCTGATAACAGGTGATtaatggggaggagaaaggaagggtTGTACAAATATCTGAGTGTTATTTATAGGAAGGAGAGGAGACTGTCTAATGCAGTTAGCGCAAGGAACTAATATAGCATACGGTACAACAGAGAAGAATGCAGATAGCGACGGATATTGATCTTGTGTTTTTCCATAGTGCTCATATTTTACAAACCAGACACAAAAGAGTCATTCCAGCCATCAATaaaatgcagccactgctgggtgGCAAGGATTTAAACCAGGAACAGCAACACTATAGAACCATTCAGGACAGACCGTAAAGGAAGCCATGTTTGCTGGGCTGGCCTGGAGAATTTATGGGGAACAAAGTAACTACCCAGACTGTAACATGGCCAAGAAACCAAGATTACCCCTCTATTCCCACATAAACAGCAAGGGGATCTCGGGTGACCACAACTGCTGTGGGAACCAAAAATTAGCAACTCAACCCTCAATTAAATTCTCAGCCCTAACAGTCTCCCCGTAGTTTTGCCTTGAGCTTCCTCCCACGTGACGTTTCTCCAACAGCTTCTGTGTTTATCAGAAGCTGCACATGCCCAGTGGCTAAAAGCTTCACCTTGTTTTAATGCACTATGTGACGCTCCAGTGATTTCCACACATGTATGAAAATCAGCACTTAGGACACTGCTCAGTTCCAGTTTATACAAAGGGCCGGTCACTGGAATAAATGCAGCATGAGCCAGAGGCCAGATGCAGAGTTTGccaaactgtgggtcacaaccCTGCCCCATGACCAGAGGGCGTCACAAGATGTGCATGCTGCAC
This window contains:
- the CCT7 gene encoding T-complex protein 1 subunit eta isoform X1, translated to MLSFQPTPVILLKEGTDTSQGIPQLLSNISACQVIAEAVRTTLGPRGMDKLIVDDRGKATISNDGATILKLLDVVHPAAKTLVDIAKSQDAEVGDGTTSVTMLAAEFLKQVKPYVEEGVHPQIIIRAFRTATELAVNKIKEISVTVKKDDKDEQRRLLEKCAATALNSKLISQQKDFFSRMVVDAVMMLDELLQLKMIGIKKVQGGALEESQLVAGVAFKKTFSYAGFEMQPKKYESPRIALLNVELELKAEKDNAEVRVNNVKDYQAIVDAEWSILYDKLDKIHKSGAKVVLSKLPIGDVATQYFADRDLFCAGRVPEEDLKRTMMACGGSIQTSVNALTDDVLGQCALFEEAQIGGERYNFFTGCPKAKTCTLLLRGGAEQFMEETERSLHDAIMIVRRAIKNDSVVAGGGAIEMELSKYLRDYSRTIPGKQQLLIGAYAKALEIIPRQLCDNAGFDATNILNKLRAKHAQGGTWYGVDVNNEDIADNFEAYVWEPAIVRINALTAASEAACLIVSVDETIKNPRSTVDAPPGGRGRGRGRPHNH
- the CCT7 gene encoding T-complex protein 1 subunit eta isoform X2 yields the protein MMPTPVILLKEGTDTSQGIPQLLSNISACQVIAEAVRTTLGPRGMDKLIVDDRGKATISNDGATILKLLDVVHPAAKTLVDIAKSQDAEVGDGTTSVTMLAAEFLKQVKPYVEEGVHPQIIIRAFRTATELAVNKIKEISVTVKKDDKDEQRRLLEKCAATALNSKLISQQKDFFSRMVVDAVMMLDELLQLKMIGIKKVQGGALEESQLVAGVAFKKTFSYAGFEMQPKKYESPRIALLNVELELKAEKDNAEVRVNNVKDYQAIVDAEWSILYDKLDKIHKSGAKVVLSKLPIGDVATQYFADRDLFCAGRVPEEDLKRTMMACGGSIQTSVNALTDDVLGQCALFEEAQIGGERYNFFTGCPKAKTCTLLLRGGAEQFMEETERSLHDAIMIVRRAIKNDSVVAGGGAIEMELSKYLRDYSRTIPGKQQLLIGAYAKALEIIPRQLCDNAGFDATNILNKLRAKHAQGGTWYGVDVNNEDIADNFEAYVWEPAIVRINALTAASEAACLIVSVDETIKNPRSTVDAPPGGRGRGRGRPHNH